A single region of the Musa acuminata AAA Group cultivar baxijiao chromosome BXJ1-11, Cavendish_Baxijiao_AAA, whole genome shotgun sequence genome encodes:
- the LOC135597654 gene encoding uncharacterized protein LOC135597654 isoform X1 — MPFGLKNVGATYHRTVNKMFAHQIGRNMKVYVDDMIVKSQEAGAHLADLTEAFATLRKFDMRLNPTKCAFGVTSGKFLWFIIHERGIDANPEKVQAIVDMQSPRTIKDLQRLNGRLVALSRFLARLGDRCIPFFRALKNPKSFQWTTECEEAFKQIKQRLASLPRLASVSPGEKLGLYLAGSPHAVSSVLIKESSGEQLTIYYVNHVLNGPEGRYPPIEKLALALVLSARKLRPYFQAHPVEVITDQPLRQVLSKFDVARRLLKWAVELGEHDIRYVPRTAIKAQAVAVFIAELTQMEDRDLEQPPEAWLLHVDGSASPKGAGAGLMLLAPDGRSFERSLRFGFKATNNEAEYEALLAGLRLALEMQVAAIHVLTDSQLVAEQLSGGYEARDPTMAKYLARVRDLTAKFPYFKLSNVPREENERADALAKLASKPTPEAWPEVEELPARAIEVAVTAPSSTPITWVQELLCFKRDGTLPHDEVAARRMRRTHAWYTEESGRLYRRSFTHPLLRCLEPDEARTVLAEIHEGVCGEHIGRRTLTHKILRQGYYWPTMCRDAKAYAQRCGSCQEHARTPRQPAVLLSPIDGAWPFAQWGLDLLGPFPPASGQRKYIIVGVDYFTKWVEAEPLATITEHQMEKFVWKNLITRFGLPKAIITDIEPQFTGRRFREFCASHGIQLRFGAVAHPQTNELAEVTNRSILDRLKRRVSAARSAWTNELPSVLWSLRTTPKTATGESPYSLTFGTEAVLPPEVAIATLRTRSYDEEVSNEGLRVSLNVLEERRADAHLKALSYQRAVARVYNRKVRPRPIKLGDLVLRRVEVSDPTRARGKLAPK; from the coding sequence ATGCCATTCGGGCTGAAGAACGTCGGGGCCACATATCATAGAACGGTAAAtaagatgttcgcccatcagatcgggaggaacatgaaagtttacgtggacgacatgattgtgaaaagccaAGAGGCCGGAGCCCACCTTGCCGACCTGACCGAGGCGTTCGCCACACTACGCAAGTTCGATATGCGACTTAACCCCACAAAATGCGcattcggcgtcacctccgggaaattcctctggttcatcatacacgaaagaggaattgacgccaacccggagaaggtcCAGGCCATCGTCGACATGCAGTCACcccggacgatcaaagacctgcaACGACTTAACGGAAGGCTTGTCGCCCtttctcgcttcctcgcccggtTGGGCGATCGCTGCatccccttcttcagggcgctcAAGAACCCGAAAAGCTTCCAATGGACGACGGAGTGCGAGGAGGCCTTCAAACAAATAAAGCAACGCCTTGCCAGCCTCCCCCGACTCGCCTCTGTTTCTCCCGGGGAGAAGCTGGGTCTCTACCTGGCGGGTTCCCCACATGCAGTCAGTTCTGTCCTGATCAAAGAAAGCTCCGGCGAACAACTTACGATCTACTACGTCAACCACGTCCTGAACGGACCCGAGGGGCGTTACCCGCCAATAGAAAAGCTCGCGCTCGCCCTGGTGCTGtcagctcggaagttgcgcccctacttccaggcccaccccgtggaggtcatcaccgaccagccTCTTCGACAGGTCttatctaaatttgatgttgcaaggcggctcctcaaatgggcggtagAGCTCGGCGAACACGATATAAGATACGTACCTaggaccgccatcaaggcccaggcGGTAGCCGTCTTCATCGCAGAGTTAACCCAGATGGAAGACAGGGATCTCGAGCAACCTCCCGAAGCCTGGCTCCTACACGTGGATGGCTCGGCCAGCCCAAAGGGTGCCGGCGCAGGACTAATGCTGCTCGCCCCcgacggacgctcgttcgagcgctccctccgcttcgggtttaaagccactAACAATGAAGCGGAGTACGAGGCACTCTTAGCAGGGctcaggttggccctcgagatgcaggtggccgcgatacacgtcctcaccgactcgcagcttgtggccgagcagctcagcggtggatacgaggctcgggatccgaccatggcgaaatacctggcgCGGGTAAGGGACTTGACTGCCAAGTTTCCGTATTTCAAGCTATCTAATGTCCCGAGGGAGGAGAACGAGCGAGCCGACGCGCTAGCTAAGTTGGCGTCAAAGCCGACCCCCGAAGCATGGCCGGAGGTCGAGGAGCTTCCTGCCCGCGCCATCGAAGTAGCGGTTACGGCCCCTAGCAGCACGCCGATCACATGGGTACAAGAGCTGCTATGCTTCAAGCGAGATGGGACCCTTCCCCACGACGAAGTTGCGGCCCGACGCATGCGTCGTACACACGCATGGTACACCGAGGAGAGTGGGCGGCTTTATAGGCGGTCCTTCACCCACCCCCTCCTACGatgcttggagcccgacgaagccCGGACGGTCTTGGCCGAGATCCACGAGGGGGTCTGCGGAGAACACATCGGCAGGCGAACCCTAACACACAAAATACTccgccaaggttactactggccgactATGTGCCGGGACGCAAAGGCTTACGCACAGCGGTGTGGTTcgtgccaagaacacgcccgcacACCTCGACAGCCTGCGGTCCTGCTCAGCCCCATCGATGGTGCGTGGCCCTtcgcgcagtggggtttggacctgctCGGACCTTTCCCACCGGCTTCGGggcagcggaagtacatcatcgtgggagtggattatttcacaaagtgggtcgaggccgagccgttGGCGACGATCACAGAACATcaaatggagaagttcgtgtggaaaAACCTAAtaactcggttcgggttgcccaaagCCATCATTACGGATATCGAACCTCAGTTCACCGGTAGaaggttccgggagttctgtgcCAGCCATGGCATCCAGCTGAGGTTCGGCgcggtggcccaccctcagacgaacgaGCTGGCGGAGGTCACCAATCGGTCCATCTTGGACAGACttaaaagaagagtgtccgcagcccgatcggcctggacgAACGAACTCCCTAGCGTCCTATGGTCACTACGCACCACTCCCAAGACCGCGACGGGAGAGTCCCCGTACAGCCTGAcgttcggaaccgaagctgtcTTGCCGCCCGAGGTGGCAATTGCCACCCTTCGGACAAGGAGCTATGACGAGGAAGTCTCGAACGAGGGACTTCGTGTCAGCCTCAATGTactcgaggagcgacgcgccgacgcacacctgaaggccctctcttaccagagagccgtcgcaagggtctacaatagaaaggtacgaccccgaccgatTAAGTTGGGCGACCTGGTCCTGCGAAGGGTCGAGGTCAGCGACCCGACTAGGgcaagggggaagctggcccccaaatGA